One window of Phycisphaerae bacterium genomic DNA carries:
- the thpR gene encoding RNA 2',3'-cyclic phosphodiesterase produces MRTFIAIDASEALRLRLSETQSRIRKAVPNLKFVPDHQLHLTLKFLGDMDVEPNGSASGNGPLGELMRQLASVSRGRGPFEIVPRELGTFGPRGSVSVLWAGFSDPSGELHRLHSDLEWGLSQIGFPPEDRPFKPHLTLARNKNPNLSRHILKALAGEPPFRLAPMRVTSMTLYESTLRPEGPVHTVLASYEFEGQAGRGVAN; encoded by the coding sequence ATGCGCACGTTCATCGCAATTGATGCTTCGGAAGCGCTTCGGCTGCGTCTGTCCGAGACCCAGTCGCGCATACGGAAGGCCGTGCCGAATCTCAAGTTCGTTCCGGACCATCAGCTTCATTTGACCTTGAAGTTTCTGGGTGACATGGATGTGGAACCGAATGGGTCGGCCTCAGGCAATGGCCCGCTTGGCGAACTGATGCGGCAGCTCGCGTCGGTTTCCCGGGGGCGCGGTCCGTTTGAAATTGTTCCGAGGGAACTCGGCACGTTCGGGCCGCGCGGCAGCGTGTCGGTGTTGTGGGCCGGCTTCAGTGATCCGAGCGGCGAACTGCATCGACTGCATTCGGATCTGGAATGGGGACTGTCTCAAATTGGTTTTCCGCCCGAGGATCGGCCGTTCAAGCCGCATCTGACTCTGGCCCGAAACAAGAATCCAAACCTCAGCCGGCACATTCTGAAGGCATTGGCCGGCGAACCGCCGTTCAGGCTGGCTCCGATGCGCGTCACGTCGATGACGCTTTATGAATCCACACTTCGGCCGGAGGGGCCCGTCCATACCGTGCTGGCGAGCTACGAGTTTGAGGGGCAAGCTGGCAGGGGCGTTGCGAACTGA
- a CDS encoding peptidyl-prolyl cis-trans isomerase: MVKHRDRQRTSFLTAIAVCQFVAFGACQKDDGQNRDVAERWAERRSQNDSAPTSQSAQPAADDDGSPTAPIHAVLSDGLMVNSEIITVNDILEPIQPEIDKLAASLTEELYYRRVLELVRQQIVDAVAHLLIYRRASQSITTEMEPAIKKAIEQMERERIGREFHGLETEYENHLQKKKTSRESVKQRLRRVIVVDSYLRERLLPRIPAPSKRELYKYYQEHIADYTIVASRELYLIDIPIAAFFERDILLRKRPPLPEEERLAAQLARDEAEAALRELNSGKDFEEVARVRSHGPHKEDGGFWGALRSPMAGRWKTPYEHFMQMREGEVSPIIEASKSFFIVKVGKVEEARVRSFEEVQPEIVQELRNERFHRLKSEFLQSELETSTIGSLELFVRQVMSNTPPPERASEESKPGRN; encoded by the coding sequence ATGGTCAAGCATCGCGATCGCCAGCGTACGTCGTTTCTGACGGCGATTGCCGTGTGTCAGTTCGTCGCATTCGGCGCCTGCCAGAAGGATGACGGCCAAAACCGCGATGTCGCGGAACGCTGGGCCGAACGCCGATCGCAAAATGACTCCGCCCCCACTTCACAATCCGCCCAGCCGGCCGCCGACGACGACGGTTCACCGACCGCCCCGATCCATGCCGTGCTCTCCGACGGCCTCATGGTCAATAGCGAAATCATCACGGTCAACGACATACTTGAACCCATTCAACCGGAAATCGACAAACTGGCGGCTTCGCTGACCGAGGAACTGTACTATCGGCGCGTACTGGAGCTTGTCCGACAGCAGATCGTCGACGCCGTCGCGCACCTGCTCATCTATCGCCGGGCGTCGCAGTCGATCACCACGGAGATGGAACCCGCAATCAAAAAAGCAATCGAGCAGATGGAGCGCGAGCGCATCGGCCGCGAGTTTCACGGCCTGGAAACGGAGTACGAGAATCACCTTCAAAAGAAGAAAACCTCGCGCGAAAGCGTCAAGCAAAGACTGCGGCGAGTCATTGTTGTCGATTCGTATCTTCGCGAACGCCTGCTGCCCAGAATTCCCGCACCGAGCAAACGTGAGCTATACAAGTACTATCAGGAGCACATCGCGGATTACACGATTGTCGCCTCGCGAGAGCTTTACCTTATTGATATTCCCATCGCCGCCTTCTTCGAACGCGACATACTCCTGCGCAAGCGGCCTCCGCTGCCGGAGGAGGAGCGACTTGCCGCTCAATTGGCGCGCGACGAGGCCGAGGCCGCCCTGCGCGAGTTGAACAGCGGCAAGGACTTCGAGGAAGTCGCGAGAGTGCGGTCGCACGGGCCCCACAAGGAGGACGGCGGCTTCTGGGGAGCGCTCCGTTCACCGATGGCGGGTCGCTGGAAGACGCCCTATGAGCACTTCATGCAGATGAGAGAAGGTGAAGTCAGCCCGATCATTGAAGCGTCAAAGAGCTTCTTCATCGTAAAAGTCGGCAAAGTCGAAGAAGCGCGCGTGCGATCATTCGAGGAAGTGCAGCCCGAGATTGTCCAGGAATTACGCAACGAGAGATTCCACAGACTGAAGTCGGAGTTTCTGCAATCGGAACTGGAAACATCGACCATCGGCTCGCTAGAGCTGTTCGTGCGACAGGTCATGTCCAACACGCCGCCGCCCGAGCGCGCGAGCGAGGAATCGAAGCCCGGGCGAAATTGA
- a CDS encoding glycosyltransferase, with translation MNQASPPNPRIAVLVPCFNEAATIDKVVRDFRRELPEATVYVFDNNSDDDTAAIAGRAGAVVMYEKRQGKGFVVAAMFEKVDADFYIMADGDDTYPAEQVRAMLAPVLQGRADMAVGVRQAVDQSKAYRRFHVLGNWLVRSLINFIFGSRLHDIMSGYRAFTREVAKSIPIMAYGFDIETEMTVQCLYRKWVIREVPVEYRERPEGSVSKLSTFRDGFKVIRRILALFRSYKPLTFFGGMGIFFFVLSLASGLWAWFGGWSDNSGYRLSVIIGSATLMAMSLGAVAIGVIVQLVNFRFLELDSVLRRRAKRAEP, from the coding sequence ATGAATCAAGCCTCGCCGCCCAATCCGCGAATCGCCGTCCTCGTGCCATGTTTCAATGAAGCCGCCACGATCGACAAGGTCGTGCGCGATTTTCGACGCGAACTGCCGGAGGCAACCGTCTACGTTTTCGACAACAACAGCGACGACGACACCGCCGCCATCGCCGGCCGTGCGGGCGCGGTCGTCATGTACGAAAAACGGCAGGGCAAGGGCTTTGTCGTCGCTGCAATGTTCGAGAAAGTGGATGCCGATTTTTACATCATGGCCGACGGAGATGACACGTACCCGGCCGAGCAGGTCCGGGCGATGCTCGCACCGGTCCTCCAAGGCCGTGCGGATATGGCGGTCGGCGTGCGTCAGGCCGTGGACCAGTCGAAGGCCTATCGACGATTTCACGTGCTGGGCAACTGGCTGGTTCGTTCGCTCATCAACTTCATCTTCGGCAGCCGACTGCACGACATCATGAGCGGCTACCGCGCGTTCACACGCGAGGTGGCCAAGAGCATTCCGATCATGGCCTATGGTTTCGACATCGAAACCGAGATGACCGTGCAGTGTCTCTATCGCAAGTGGGTGATACGCGAAGTGCCTGTCGAATATCGCGAGCGACCCGAGGGCAGCGTCTCGAAGCTGAGCACCTTTCGCGATGGCTTCAAGGTGATCCGCCGGATACTCGCTTTGTTTCGTTCTTATAAGCCGCTGACTTTCTTTGGCGGGATGGGCATTTTCTTCTTTGTACTCAGTCTTGCGAGCGGGCTTTGGGCATGGTTCGGCGGATGGAGCGACAATTCCGGCTATCGACTCTCGGTCATCATCGGGTCGGCGACGCTGATGGCGATGAGTCTGGGCGCTGTGGCCATCGGCGTGATCGTGCAACTCGTGAATTTCCGTTTCCTCGAACTC